The proteins below are encoded in one region of Styela clava chromosome 4, kaStyClav1.hap1.2, whole genome shotgun sequence:
- the LOC144422017 gene encoding retinol dehydrogenase 13-like produces MSAFNTPLFNRIIVPLSFVSTLAGGVILLKEYKGGRKCPSKEQMKEKVCVITGANVGIGKSTAEELARRGATVVMGCRHIGKCERAAREIRTNTENSNVVCRFIDLADLDSVEEFAGNVRKELPHIDVLINNACVMKPRPPKTTPRTKDNFERQFGVNYLGHFLLTHLLSDKMTNGRVINLSSEAYSQGEIDINDIDKSKLDEDDEKLSQLYYQSKLAVMLFTEALSRKQSNITVNAVNPGLSSTQIGRHSKAPIYALGMHIYRPFQWIAMKTPVQAAQTSIYLSVAAELEKTSGSYFHDCQEISKVCDLKVCNSKLSDELWEASEKWTNMRERLNRIKLMGS; encoded by the exons ATGTCCGCTTTTAACACTCCTTTATTCAACCGCATTATTGTACCATTGTCGTTTGTGTCTACTCTCGCTGGAGGAGTGATATTGCTCAA AGAATACAAAGGTGGAAGAAAATGTCCTTCTAAAGAGCAAATGAAAGAAAAAGTTTGTGTTATAACTGGTGCAAATGTTGGTATTGGTAAATCAACAGCTGAGGAACTTGCAAGACGAG GTGCTACTGTAGTGATGGGTTGTCGTCATATAGGAAAATGTGAAAGAGCAGCAAGAGAAATAAGAACGAATACAGAAAATTCCAATGTTGTTTGCAGATTTATTGATTTGGCTGATTTAGACTCAGTAGAAGAATTTGCTGGAAATGTACGGAAGG AGCTACCACATATagatgttttgataaataatgCATGTGTTATGAAACCGAGGCCTCCAAAGACAACACCTCGCACAAAAGATAATTTCGAAAGACAGTTTGGTGTCAACTATCTAG GCCATTTTCTTTTAACCCATCTGTTGTCGGACAAAATGACGAATGGCAGGGTCATAAATTTGTCATCAGAGGCATATTCACAAGGAGAG ATTGATATCAATGATATCGACAAATCTAAATTAGATGAAGACGATGAAAAACTTTCTCAACTTTATTATCAGAGCAAACTTGCAGTTATGTTGTTCACAGAAGCACTGTCACGAAAGCAATCAAATATCACTGTTAATGCTGTTAATCCAGGCTTATCTAGTACACAAATTGGAAGACATTCTAAAGCACCTATCTATGCACTCGGGATGCACATCTACA GACCATTTCAGTGGATTGCAATGAAAACACCTGTACAAGCTGCTCAAACTAGTATATATTTGTCTGTTGCAGCAGAACTTGAAAAAACATCTGGTTCTTATTTTCA TGACTGTCAAGAAATATCAAAGGTTTGTGACTTGAAAGTTTGCAATTCAAAATTATCCGATGAACTCTGGGAAGCAAGTGAAAAATGGACTAACATGAGAGAAAGGTTAAATCGAATCAAATTAATGGGATCTTGA